The Sandaracinaceae bacterium genome has a segment encoding these proteins:
- a CDS encoding MmcQ/YjbR family DNA-binding protein: protein MAKKKSPHDEALLHLRAFGLAYPGAHKKAPWPDHWDLAVNDKTFAYMSKEGEPLSLSCRLPDSSEEALMLPGTSPTGYGLGKWGWVTISFAPDEAIPVEMLEAWLDESYRRQAPKKLLKQLDATTPRAAPEKTAKKKTAKKR, encoded by the coding sequence ATGGCCAAGAAGAAGAGCCCCCACGACGAAGCCCTGCTGCACCTCCGCGCCTTCGGGCTCGCCTACCCCGGCGCGCACAAGAAGGCGCCGTGGCCCGATCACTGGGACCTGGCCGTCAACGACAAGACCTTCGCCTACATGAGCAAGGAGGGCGAGCCGCTCAGCCTGTCGTGTCGGCTCCCCGACTCGTCCGAGGAGGCGCTGATGCTGCCCGGCACGTCGCCCACCGGCTACGGCCTGGGCAAGTGGGGGTGGGTCACGATCAGCTTCGCCCCGGACGAGGCGATCCCGGTCGAGATGCTCGAGGCGTGGCTGGACGAGAGCTACCGCCGCCAGGCACCGAAGAAGCTCCTGAAGCAGCTCGACGCGACGACGCCCCGCGCCGCGCCCGAGAAGACCGCGAAGAAGAAGACCGCGAAGAAGCGCTGA